The Thiorhodovibrio litoralis genome includes a window with the following:
- a CDS encoding ABC transporter substrate-binding protein, which yields MNGPDRQRRQLLSAAAVGLATWPALRALAAADQASATPATSNQTQARARDAHLGEIEPQRLAAARRWVRGEFQPSTLREPEQMAEMAFFIDAAKSFSGQRIHIASETIPTHVYEQRFLARAFFEITGIRVQHDLLHEGELVERLRQQTRSGRNLYDAYINDSDFIGTHSRNDAVVPISDWISGEGAAVTLPTLDLPDFIGLSFTTGPNGKVYQLPDQQFANLYWFRLDWFERDDLKQAFQQRYGYPLGVPLNWSAYEDIADFFSNQVKTLDGQRVYGHMDYAKVDPSLGWRFTDAWLSMAGVGDKGLPNGSPVDDWGIRAEDCHPVGSSVSRGGATNSPAAIYALRTYLDWLERFAPPEARSMTFTDAGPVPARGDIAQQVFWYTAFTPDMVRADSRVMNADGSPKWRVAPSPHGAYWEPGMKLGYQDCGAWTLPAGTPLERRRAAWLYAQFCVCKTVSLKKTLVGLTPIRESDLQSQAMSDAAPSLGGLVEFYRSPARMAWTPTGLNVPDYALLAQLWWTRIGQAVSGRASPRETMDALAQAQDETLERLAHANADVRCGPAIGPAENPKVWLARPGAPKPALSNEKPPGRTIAYADLLASWQEGLS from the coding sequence ATGAACGGCCCGGATCGCCAGCGCCGGCAACTGCTCTCCGCTGCTGCCGTCGGTCTCGCCACCTGGCCAGCGCTTCGCGCGCTAGCCGCTGCAGACCAAGCGTCAGCCACGCCAGCAACCTCAAACCAAACGCAAGCGCGTGCCCGCGACGCCCATCTCGGCGAGATCGAGCCTCAGCGCCTCGCCGCAGCGCGGCGCTGGGTCCGCGGTGAGTTCCAACCCTCGACCCTGCGCGAACCCGAGCAGATGGCCGAGATGGCCTTTTTCATCGATGCCGCCAAGTCGTTCAGCGGTCAGCGCATCCATATCGCCTCGGAGACCATCCCCACCCACGTCTACGAGCAGCGCTTCCTCGCACGCGCCTTCTTCGAGATCACCGGTATCCGCGTCCAGCACGATTTGCTGCACGAGGGCGAGCTCGTCGAGCGTTTGCGCCAGCAGACCCGCTCAGGCCGCAACCTCTACGACGCCTATATCAACGACTCTGATTTCATCGGCACCCACAGCCGCAATGATGCGGTGGTGCCGATCTCAGACTGGATCAGCGGCGAAGGTGCTGCAGTCACCTTACCGACGCTGGACCTGCCAGACTTCATCGGCCTGTCCTTTACCACCGGCCCGAATGGCAAGGTCTACCAACTGCCCGACCAACAATTCGCGAACCTCTACTGGTTCCGACTCGACTGGTTCGAGCGCGACGATCTGAAACAGGCTTTCCAGCAGCGCTATGGCTACCCGCTTGGCGTGCCGCTCAATTGGTCCGCCTACGAGGATATCGCCGACTTCTTCAGCAATCAGGTCAAGACTCTCGATGGCCAGCGTGTCTATGGCCACATGGACTATGCCAAGGTCGACCCCTCGCTCGGCTGGCGCTTTACCGATGCCTGGTTGTCGATGGCGGGAGTCGGCGACAAAGGTCTGCCCAACGGCAGCCCGGTCGATGACTGGGGCATCCGCGCCGAAGACTGCCATCCGGTCGGCTCCTCGGTCAGCCGTGGCGGTGCCACCAACAGCCCGGCTGCGATCTATGCCTTGCGCACCTACCTCGACTGGCTCGAACGCTTCGCCCCGCCGGAAGCGCGCAGCATGACATTTACCGATGCCGGGCCAGTCCCCGCGCGCGGCGATATCGCCCAGCAGGTGTTCTGGTATACCGCGTTCACCCCCGATATGGTGCGTGCCGACTCGCGGGTGATGAATGCTGACGGATCGCCGAAGTGGCGCGTCGCGCCCTCACCGCATGGCGCCTACTGGGAGCCTGGCATGAAGCTGGGCTATCAGGACTGCGGCGCCTGGACCTTGCCTGCTGGCACTCCGCTCGAGCGCCGCCGCGCGGCCTGGCTCTATGCGCAGTTCTGTGTCTGCAAGACGGTGTCATTGAAGAAGACGCTGGTGGGACTCACCCCGATTCGTGAGAGCGATCTGCAATCCCAGGCCATGAGCGATGCGGCGCCAAGCCTGGGCGGACTGGTCGAGTTCTACCGCAGCCCCGCGCGCATGGCCTGGACGCCGACCGGCCTCAATGTGCCGGACTACGCCTTGCTCGCGCAGCTGTGGTGGACACGGATCGGCCAAGCGGTGAGCGGCCGTGCCAGCCCGCGCGAGACCATGGATGCCTTGGCCCAAGCTCAAGATGAGACGCTCGAGCGCCTGGCACATGCCAACGCCGATGTGCGCTGCGGACCCGCCATCGGGCCAGCCGAGAATCCCAAGGTCTGGCTGGCGCGACCAGGCGCCCCCAAGCCAGCTCTGTCGAACGAGAAACCGCCCGGTCGCACCATCGCCTATGCGGACCTGCTCGCGAGCTGGCAAGAGGGGCTGTCATGA
- a CDS encoding MIP/aquaporin family protein, translating into MTPFLAEFIGTALLILLGNGVVGNVVLAGTKGNGSGWIVITWGWGMAVFVAVFTMAAFSGAHINPAVSIGLAIANKFDWALVPIYVAAQFLGAMLGAALVWLVYRPHFACTDDPDLKLACFCTAPAIRDPISNLTSEIIGTFVLVFAVLFLAVSVFGLGALDALPVGLLVLAIGLSLGGTTGYAINPARDLGPRIIHALLPMPGGKGDSDWGYAWIPVVGPLIGAALAAGLYLLLQDPNSVQFR; encoded by the coding sequence ATGACCCCGTTTCTCGCCGAATTCATCGGCACCGCACTGCTGATCCTGCTCGGCAACGGCGTGGTCGGCAACGTCGTGCTCGCTGGCACCAAAGGCAATGGTTCCGGCTGGATCGTGATCACCTGGGGCTGGGGCATGGCCGTATTCGTCGCCGTGTTCACCATGGCGGCCTTTAGCGGCGCGCATATCAATCCCGCGGTCTCGATCGGGCTTGCCATCGCCAACAAGTTTGACTGGGCGCTGGTGCCGATCTATGTCGCCGCTCAGTTCCTCGGCGCCATGCTCGGGGCGGCTCTGGTCTGGCTGGTCTACCGGCCGCACTTCGCCTGTACCGATGATCCGGATCTGAAGCTGGCTTGCTTCTGCACAGCGCCGGCGATCCGGGACCCGATCTCGAACCTGACCTCAGAGATCATCGGCACCTTCGTGCTGGTGTTCGCGGTGCTCTTTCTCGCTGTGTCGGTGTTCGGCCTCGGCGCGCTCGACGCCTTGCCGGTCGGGCTGCTGGTGCTCGCCATCGGCCTCAGTCTGGGCGGCACTACCGGATACGCAATCAATCCAGCGCGCGATCTGGGGCCACGCATCATCCATGCCCTGCTGCCGATGCCCGGCGGCAAAGGCGACAGCGATTGGGGCTATGCCTGGATACCCGTCGTCGGGCCACTGATCGGTGCGGCGCTCGCCGCCGGGCTCTATCTGTTGCTGCAAGACCCGAACAGCGTGCAGTTTCGATGA
- a CDS encoding glycerol-3-phosphate dehydrogenase/oxidase yields MHLRDSNIAKLPNRVFDALIIGGGINGAVAAAALSGKGASVALIDQRDFAGFTSQQSSNLAWGGIKYLESGDYGLVRKLCLSRNHLIDSYPSRVQEIRFFTTIDKGFRFSPWFLWIGTWVYWLFGNGYTRIPRLLSKAGIKREESVVNTSKAVGGFEYSDAYLHDNDSRFVFQFVRAAMDRGAIAANYVESVGSRREGQGKDAVWITEARDTQTGQSFQIRSKILVNAAGPFVDELNQRSGEQTEHQHLFSKGIHLIVPQVTPQPHILTFFADDGRLFFVIPMGVRTCIGTTDTRVDSPFTEVTDEDRDFVLENINKRLELERPLTRADIIAERCGVRPLVVKRKSDNEAEGERDWMQLSRKHEIDVDQAHAHVSIYGGKLTDCVNVGNEVSEIAVKLGIELPHADYRWYGEPHRSVYEEYMHQARLMDLDSYTSSDSIEQLSSRLWRRYDQQAFELLAQIREDPRQAEVLIKGTDYLRCEIQLAKRQEMIVKLEDFLRRRSKIALVVSRQTIQQAEGLMEACKILFGDQAQARYDEYFCQDCQVTPAQSHQMLNADETDAA; encoded by the coding sequence ATGCACTTGCGCGACAGCAATATCGCCAAGCTCCCAAACCGAGTCTTTGACGCGCTGATCATCGGCGGCGGCATTAACGGCGCCGTCGCCGCAGCAGCCCTGTCAGGAAAGGGCGCGAGCGTGGCCCTCATCGATCAGCGTGACTTCGCCGGCTTCACCAGTCAGCAGTCGTCCAACCTCGCCTGGGGCGGGATCAAGTACCTGGAGAGCGGCGACTATGGCCTGGTGCGCAAATTGTGCCTGAGCCGCAATCACCTGATCGATAGCTATCCGAGCCGGGTGCAGGAGATCCGTTTCTTCACCACCATCGATAAGGGCTTTCGGTTCTCGCCTTGGTTCCTTTGGATCGGCACCTGGGTGTACTGGCTGTTCGGCAACGGCTATACGCGCATCCCGCGTTTGCTGAGCAAGGCGGGCATCAAGCGCGAGGAGTCGGTGGTGAACACCAGTAAGGCGGTCGGCGGCTTCGAGTACTCGGACGCCTACCTGCACGACAACGACTCGCGCTTCGTCTTCCAGTTTGTGCGCGCGGCCATGGATCGCGGCGCCATCGCCGCTAACTATGTCGAGTCCGTGGGCTCGCGGCGCGAGGGCCAGGGCAAAGACGCAGTCTGGATCACCGAGGCGCGCGATACCCAGACCGGCCAGTCCTTCCAGATCCGCTCGAAAATCCTGGTGAATGCCGCTGGACCCTTCGTCGATGAGCTGAATCAGCGCAGCGGCGAGCAGACCGAGCATCAGCATCTGTTCTCCAAAGGCATCCATCTGATCGTGCCGCAGGTCACCCCGCAGCCACACATCCTGACCTTCTTCGCCGACGACGGACGGCTGTTCTTTGTCATCCCGATGGGCGTGCGCACCTGTATTGGCACCACCGACACCCGGGTCGACAGCCCGTTCACCGAAGTGACCGATGAAGACCGGGACTTCGTGCTCGAGAATATCAACAAGCGGCTCGAGCTTGAGCGGCCACTGACCCGCGCCGACATCATCGCCGAGCGCTGCGGTGTGCGCCCACTGGTGGTCAAGCGCAAGAGCGATAACGAGGCTGAAGGTGAACGTGACTGGATGCAGCTGTCGCGCAAACATGAGATCGACGTCGACCAGGCACATGCGCATGTCTCGATCTACGGCGGCAAACTGACCGACTGTGTCAATGTCGGCAACGAGGTCTCGGAGATCGCGGTCAAGCTCGGTATCGAGCTGCCGCACGCAGACTATCGCTGGTATGGCGAACCGCATCGCTCAGTGTATGAGGAGTACATGCACCAGGCGCGGCTGATGGATCTCGACAGCTACACCTCGTCGGATTCGATCGAGCAGCTCTCCAGCCGACTCTGGCGCCGCTATGACCAACAGGCGTTCGAACTGCTGGCGCAGATCCGCGAGGACCCGCGTCAGGCCGAAGTGCTGATCAAAGGTACCGACTATCTGCGCTGCGAGATCCAGCTCGCCAAGCGCCAGGAGATGATCGTCAAGCTTGAGGACTTCCTGCGCCGACGCTCGAAGATCGCGCTCGTGGTATCGCGCCAGACCATCCAGCAGGCCGAGGGCCTGATGGAGGCCTGCAAGATCCTGTTTGGCGATCAGGCTCAGGCACGCTATGACGAGTATTTCTGCCAGGATTGCCAGGTGACGCCAGCGCAATCCCATCAGATGCTCAATGCAGATGAGACCGATGCCGCCTAG